The following coding sequences are from one Prosthecobacter vanneervenii window:
- a CDS encoding esterase/lipase family protein, whose product MKLDSDGVHQIANTDRGDRVADIIFVHGLGGKSHSTWRTGKPGARDHFFWPEELAKAMPQCGVWSVGYSAGFTELGRPGMIIEKRALNLVQQLSLKGIGTRPSIFITHSMGGLLIKSLIVASAWAGDNYHKQLVKSIRGIIFCGTPHRGSALASVADYLGVTQKHVKQMRGNTDELDLVHDRFISWYRENPIAIESYAEAHALYRQTFFGRLFPRLLVVPRTSANPNIGNIHDVDADHLTLVKPSLGSIVYEGTLRFINEIISAIPKSEIAPLSHDSLDQVIPSTPLLKLSTFDSFSSDLVIEREQSLRDVQHKISCGHLAAAETELRSIMARRGTWEPLPTATKAKTYRLLIEVTGNRQQNTDDARQILADAKLQCADQRFVTSEALLAILEGSEKEMLESYPVPLSEEEWRWKMMLLINCNRHTEAIKAISDPAAPFPINPALQSILTWAYLGLKNIEAAKTSNNLAIKNRPDSLGNLEAKAIIKYFDALSPHATGWLELGFPIPMEPECIKTNSEAKKLFEEAAGIFQDLAQRSDKGSFKQIKYLTWCLAAWCNLARTSHVNNSQARENASKIFEQIFLAVPTSSAAIHWALVANLPFDRKACEEALSSELNQGKIEAVEVFVQLLLDAQNELEAANILDHYADSYITSEAKRVWRYYRSQLAASLGQTDILSTLINGLDDENERGQLTALARKHDALKGRDAEECLRAYILLWEKTHKLTDLYSACEMHVNVKKPEFVIVHTKDLLEAFPSRMCLMLVLHAHVIAKKWQSCLDLIDKNHHLVPDLTADLDLLRIKCDSLYKTGRFSQALQNAGLIAQQTHDKEDRFSWFEFARKAGDREQMFNVANLAQADPNTPAEHRLYIADQVAPLNPEQAKSILESVATIPDSLNPSNAAQTFLVASKLGMEAKLDPTVMKTAVAPGGHLVAYSFDEMVKIMRENQRANAEAEEKYRFGHIPVHAYVNSVNRPISAIIHDACPPAVDGFFAPPTQLWSARIRHGRRHTFADPPKGEWKLFLDITSLLLAHRLGVLPILEKTTAEITLSPNVPGLLLQELARLKNHQPSREENSKELIKLVDAAKIGVTSQTQTEIDGLEWAVGMTVNWRRAFSAAVELNGVLIDFWPLDWETEPNRLLDVPSDFQKHLSGPRGLVQGMIEAGWVEEIEANKRILNNSTFLSHAPTIRLTNDSVIILDPAIAGCLIDVDLLHDLSSRCKVLITYQEQQTERTKLRHAKYRDEIIASVDQLQMHVKQQEEKRFRIGIASSLPSDEDNSALFRCMVDLTAASREEGTIFVIEDRWLNGFSDIEKAPIVGFLDVLYWLHKEEKISAAIFYGCLHRVRLGNAKYIPLIAEELLWQLRKSTNLHSKTLKESSELEVIRRYYAACLLDARAMQIAPNIDQGRTEITFSIHVHNVAVEVMADLWICESDTKIRYAKALWICQALVTDVGSLSARVINPHAQIAGFDRWLQDLFCIFCLRISSKMRLLEMPALIGDFASWLIAALKLHQSVYRHFFKSVRHMIKDMTKKCTSSKEKQYIAFLAKSVVSGLLPKGAAYLPFNADELKQLELINVQRFGSYLFNRNEAWEAIEKSMSGKVSMLTSVQDNKIDFKLTRLKTTSSRPVISFESETCETWSLSDKILMLLSPDASVRKKYLEQTGVILGFTQTSIKNSIKTIAATASPSVRVEQFVEWENSSVNHQFKQILQRWPDGNVYLGDLLDAARPQGTIPLLQHVGIGRSLVDSNDLHIALTQQSEIFISELGFVEAFSRYGSLPIKLPDLWRKALFALPQEELHTLLSMFEDPYSSPLHRLHLGCLLLHPDSPDQTNGLTLLRGLTGSNAKDIWNFFQSILSWSWRVLNAARQDLDTEMNLLLCSWLHAGLFHIHLSRPPESASLLSQIKDFESQPQQYFEVFNVVSTDVAKPAVFNARWMLAHVLPKVVPINDLPEWLANDMRKLYVGVLFQEPDSPLPKHSVMQLRSEWGNRLGSFLNPLDATFYEGWLKVEQTSFIDQSMLLSQLRALCTDVSVDDIASKLVMISGVCGLQVAPPSLHEDLSGVIQNISFNALKVTDPIRLWGIACFIFKQSNWFKPLDEDFWNKLLKSYLDEAQSLKDEHFSEHAIEAALTISFRTIDETKNAACFAENVVWIVRNWPLIAVDTWRQLSFNVLALPHTLQGALWPMLAELRALAGSDPTHRASA is encoded by the coding sequence ATGAAACTTGATTCCGATGGGGTACATCAGATTGCAAATACAGACCGCGGGGATCGAGTTGCGGATATAATTTTTGTGCATGGCTTGGGAGGCAAATCTCATTCGACATGGAGAACCGGAAAACCTGGAGCAAGAGATCACTTCTTTTGGCCCGAGGAATTGGCTAAGGCGATGCCGCAGTGCGGGGTATGGAGCGTCGGGTACTCAGCAGGCTTCACGGAGCTAGGCAGACCGGGGATGATCATTGAAAAACGAGCATTGAATCTTGTCCAGCAGCTAAGTCTGAAAGGCATAGGCACTCGTCCAAGCATCTTCATCACCCACAGCATGGGGGGGCTCCTGATAAAATCCCTGATCGTTGCTAGCGCCTGGGCTGGAGACAATTACCACAAGCAGTTAGTCAAAAGCATTCGTGGCATAATTTTTTGCGGAACTCCACACCGGGGATCTGCACTTGCGAGCGTGGCAGACTATTTGGGAGTTACTCAGAAGCATGTTAAACAAATGCGCGGAAATACGGACGAGCTAGATCTTGTGCATGACCGTTTCATCAGTTGGTATCGCGAAAATCCAATCGCCATCGAGAGCTATGCAGAAGCACATGCGCTATATAGACAAACTTTTTTCGGACGCTTATTCCCTCGTTTGTTGGTTGTTCCCCGAACATCAGCCAACCCTAACATAGGCAACATCCACGATGTAGATGCAGACCATCTGACGTTGGTTAAACCGAGCCTAGGCTCAATTGTATATGAAGGCACATTACGATTTATAAATGAAATCATCAGTGCGATTCCCAAATCCGAGATCGCACCTCTTTCACATGATTCGCTTGATCAAGTTATTCCATCCACTCCCCTACTAAAGCTCTCAACATTTGATTCTTTTTCGTCCGACCTAGTTATAGAAAGAGAGCAGAGCCTACGGGACGTCCAACACAAAATTTCCTGCGGTCATCTGGCGGCAGCAGAGACTGAGCTTCGGTCCATCATGGCTAGGAGGGGCACATGGGAGCCCCTCCCCACAGCCACCAAAGCAAAAACTTATCGTTTGCTCATTGAGGTTACAGGTAACCGCCAGCAAAACACCGATGATGCAAGGCAGATTCTGGCCGACGCAAAATTACAATGTGCAGACCAGCGATTTGTCACTAGCGAAGCCTTGCTCGCAATCTTGGAAGGCTCGGAGAAAGAGATGCTTGAATCATATCCTGTTCCCCTGAGTGAAGAGGAATGGCGCTGGAAAATGATGCTCTTAATCAACTGTAATCGTCATACAGAAGCTATTAAAGCTATATCAGATCCTGCCGCGCCGTTTCCCATTAATCCAGCACTGCAAAGTATTCTCACTTGGGCCTATCTCGGCCTTAAAAATATTGAAGCAGCCAAGACTTCGAACAATTTGGCAATTAAAAATCGCCCGGACTCTCTCGGCAATCTGGAAGCCAAAGCTATTATCAAATATTTTGACGCTTTATCACCTCATGCAACGGGATGGTTAGAATTAGGCTTTCCGATTCCAATGGAACCCGAATGCATCAAAACAAACAGCGAAGCAAAAAAGTTGTTTGAGGAAGCTGCCGGTATATTCCAAGACCTGGCACAGCGCTCTGATAAAGGCTCGTTCAAACAAATAAAATATCTTACGTGGTGCTTGGCCGCTTGGTGTAATTTGGCGCGAACGTCACATGTTAATAATTCACAAGCGAGAGAAAATGCCTCCAAGATATTTGAACAGATTTTTCTGGCGGTCCCAACTTCTTCAGCGGCTATTCATTGGGCCTTAGTGGCTAATCTTCCTTTTGATAGAAAAGCTTGTGAGGAGGCTCTGAGTTCAGAGCTGAACCAAGGAAAAATAGAGGCCGTTGAGGTTTTTGTGCAGCTTCTCTTAGATGCCCAAAACGAACTTGAAGCTGCCAATATATTGGATCACTACGCAGACAGTTACATTACATCCGAGGCCAAACGAGTTTGGCGGTACTATCGCTCGCAATTAGCTGCCTCACTTGGACAAACTGATATACTTTCTACACTCATAAATGGATTGGACGACGAAAATGAGCGTGGTCAATTGACGGCGTTAGCTAGAAAGCATGATGCCTTAAAAGGTCGTGATGCAGAAGAATGTCTACGCGCTTATATTCTCCTTTGGGAAAAGACACACAAGCTTACCGATCTTTATAGCGCTTGTGAAATGCATGTTAATGTAAAAAAACCAGAATTCGTAATTGTTCATACAAAAGATCTTCTTGAAGCATTTCCTTCGAGGATGTGTTTGATGCTCGTTCTTCATGCGCATGTCATTGCAAAAAAATGGCAATCGTGTCTCGATCTTATCGATAAAAATCATCACTTGGTTCCAGATTTAACTGCGGACCTGGATCTGTTAAGAATAAAATGCGACTCCTTGTACAAAACTGGTCGGTTTTCTCAAGCACTACAGAATGCTGGTTTAATTGCACAACAAACCCATGACAAAGAAGATCGCTTCTCGTGGTTTGAATTTGCAAGAAAAGCAGGAGACCGGGAGCAGATGTTTAATGTTGCCAATCTAGCTCAAGCTGACCCAAATACGCCGGCCGAACATAGGCTGTACATAGCTGATCAAGTGGCACCCTTAAATCCTGAACAAGCAAAATCTATTCTAGAGTCCGTAGCTACGATACCAGATAGTTTAAATCCAAGCAATGCAGCTCAAACATTTCTAGTTGCAAGCAAACTTGGCATGGAAGCCAAGCTAGATCCAACAGTCATGAAAACCGCTGTTGCCCCAGGCGGTCATTTAGTAGCATACTCATTTGATGAAATGGTTAAAATCATGCGCGAGAACCAGCGCGCGAATGCGGAAGCCGAAGAAAAATATCGATTTGGACATATACCTGTTCATGCATATGTGAACTCTGTTAACCGTCCCATCTCTGCTATTATTCATGATGCGTGTCCTCCAGCAGTAGATGGCTTTTTTGCACCGCCGACCCAGCTCTGGAGTGCCCGCATTCGTCATGGTAGAAGGCATACCTTCGCCGATCCACCAAAGGGAGAATGGAAACTTTTCTTGGACATAACTTCGTTGCTTTTGGCGCATCGCCTTGGCGTTTTACCAATCTTAGAAAAAACCACCGCGGAAATAACACTTTCCCCCAACGTCCCCGGACTTTTATTGCAAGAATTAGCAAGACTCAAAAATCATCAACCCTCAAGGGAGGAGAATTCCAAGGAGTTAATCAAACTTGTCGATGCCGCAAAGATCGGAGTGACTTCGCAGACACAAACCGAAATAGACGGTTTGGAGTGGGCCGTTGGAATGACTGTAAACTGGCGCAGAGCTTTTTCAGCGGCTGTAGAATTGAACGGTGTGCTAATCGACTTTTGGCCACTCGATTGGGAAACTGAGCCTAATCGTCTTCTAGATGTGCCATCGGATTTTCAGAAACATCTCTCAGGTCCCCGTGGCCTCGTGCAAGGAATGATCGAAGCTGGCTGGGTGGAGGAAATAGAAGCTAATAAAAGAATCTTAAACAACTCAACATTCCTAAGCCATGCACCAACTATTCGACTAACGAACGATTCCGTAATAATTCTCGATCCCGCAATCGCGGGGTGCTTGATTGATGTCGATCTTCTCCACGATTTGTCCTCTCGATGCAAGGTATTGATAACTTACCAAGAGCAACAAACAGAACGGACTAAATTACGTCATGCTAAGTACCGCGACGAGATAATTGCAAGTGTTGATCAGCTTCAAATGCATGTAAAACAGCAGGAAGAAAAGCGTTTTAGAATTGGAATTGCTTCATCTTTGCCTTCTGATGAAGATAACTCTGCTCTATTTCGCTGTATGGTGGATTTAACTGCAGCAAGCCGTGAAGAAGGAACTATTTTTGTAATTGAAGACAGATGGTTAAATGGATTTTCGGATATTGAGAAGGCACCAATTGTAGGTTTTCTCGATGTGTTATATTGGTTGCATAAAGAAGAAAAAATCTCCGCTGCTATATTCTATGGTTGCCTGCACCGCGTGCGTTTAGGGAACGCAAAGTATATTCCACTAATTGCAGAGGAACTTCTTTGGCAGCTAAGAAAATCGACAAATTTACACTCAAAGACTTTAAAAGAATCTTCCGAATTGGAGGTGATCCGCAGATACTATGCGGCATGCTTGCTCGACGCTAGGGCAATGCAAATTGCACCCAATATTGACCAAGGTCGCACCGAAATAACATTCTCAATTCATGTGCACAATGTAGCGGTTGAGGTTATGGCTGATCTTTGGATTTGCGAAAGCGATACCAAAATTAGATACGCAAAAGCTCTTTGGATTTGCCAAGCACTCGTAACTGATGTCGGAAGTCTTTCTGCTCGTGTCATAAATCCTCATGCTCAAATAGCGGGCTTCGACCGATGGCTTCAGGATTTATTTTGCATTTTTTGTCTGCGGATATCATCAAAGATGCGGTTGCTGGAGATGCCTGCTTTAATTGGCGACTTTGCTTCTTGGCTAATAGCGGCACTCAAGCTTCATCAAAGTGTATATAGGCACTTTTTTAAGTCTGTTAGGCATATGATAAAAGATATGACAAAAAAGTGTACCAGCTCAAAGGAAAAGCAATATATTGCTTTTCTCGCAAAAAGCGTTGTATCTGGTCTTCTCCCAAAAGGAGCGGCATATTTGCCGTTTAATGCAGATGAATTAAAGCAACTAGAACTGATTAATGTTCAACGATTTGGGAGTTATCTCTTTAATCGCAATGAAGCCTGGGAAGCCATCGAGAAATCCATGTCTGGTAAAGTATCTATGCTGACATCGGTTCAGGACAACAAGATTGATTTTAAACTAACGCGTCTTAAAACCACGTCCTCTCGCCCCGTTATCTCTTTTGAATCTGAAACTTGTGAGACCTGGAGCTTATCAGATAAAATTTTAATGCTGCTATCACCTGATGCTTCGGTGCGAAAAAAATATCTGGAGCAAACCGGGGTTATTTTGGGATTCACTCAGACGAGCATTAAAAATTCTATAAAAACAATTGCCGCAACTGCTTCTCCATCTGTCCGTGTTGAACAGTTTGTGGAGTGGGAAAATTCGTCCGTCAATCATCAGTTTAAACAGATATTACAGCGTTGGCCTGATGGTAACGTTTATCTTGGCGATTTATTGGATGCTGCTCGGCCTCAAGGCACAATACCTCTGCTTCAGCATGTCGGCATAGGGCGATCTCTTGTAGACAGCAATGACTTACATATCGCCTTGACTCAGCAATCGGAAATATTTATTAGTGAATTGGGCTTTGTGGAGGCTTTTTCTAGATATGGTTCTCTGCCCATTAAGCTTCCAGATTTATGGAGAAAAGCCTTGTTCGCCTTGCCGCAAGAGGAATTACATACATTGCTTTCAATGTTTGAGGACCCTTATTCTAGTCCACTACATCGATTGCACTTGGGCTGCTTACTCCTTCACCCCGATAGTCCCGATCAAACAAATGGTTTAACATTGCTGCGTGGGCTAACTGGGTCTAATGCCAAAGACATATGGAATTTTTTCCAATCAATTTTATCGTGGTCGTGGCGAGTATTGAACGCAGCTAGGCAGGACCTTGATACGGAGATGAATCTTCTTCTTTGCTCATGGCTTCACGCGGGACTTTTTCACATCCATCTTTCTAGACCTCCTGAATCGGCTAGCTTATTGAGCCAAATCAAAGATTTCGAATCCCAGCCGCAGCAATACTTTGAAGTGTTTAATGTGGTTTCAACCGACGTGGCAAAACCTGCGGTGTTTAATGCTAGGTGGATGCTTGCTCATGTATTGCCAAAAGTAGTGCCAATCAATGATCTTCCGGAATGGCTTGCCAATGATATGCGAAAGCTTTATGTAGGGGTTTTATTTCAGGAGCCTGATTCACCGCTTCCTAAACATTCTGTGATGCAATTGCGCAGCGAGTGGGGGAATAGACTGGGTTCTTTTTTAAATCCGCTCGATGCAACTTTTTATGAGGGCTGGCTAAAAGTCGAGCAAACTAGCTTTATTGACCAGTCCATGCTTCTTTCGCAGCTTCGAGCATTATGCACAGATGTCTCGGTCGATGATATTGCATCTAAATTAGTCATGATTTCTGGTGTATGCGGTCTACAAGTCGCGCCGCCTTCATTGCATGAGGATTTAAGCGGCGTTATCCAAAATATTTCATTTAATGCATTAAAGGTAACCGACCCAATAAGGCTTTGGGGCATTGCTTGCTTCATTTTTAAACAAAGCAATTGGTTCAAACCTCTTGATGAAGATTTCTGGAATAAACTTCTCAAGAGTTATCTGGACGAAGCACAAAGCTTGAAGGATGAGCATTTTTCCGAACACGCGATAGAAGCTGCTTTAACCATTAGTTTTCGTACTATAGATGAGACCAAAAACGCTGCTTGTTTTGCTGAAAATGTGGTTTGGATCGTGCGTAATTGGCCTTTAATAGCTGTGGATACTTGGAGGCAGCTATCATTTAACGTTCTGGCCCTGCCACATACACTTCAGGGTGCATTGTGGCCAATGCTCGCCGAACTTCGTGCTTTAGCTGGTTCGGACCCGACTCACAGAGCTTCGGCTTGA
- a CDS encoding glycerol-3-phosphate dehydrogenase/oxidase, with protein sequence MNREHLFSQLAAHTGPFDIAIIGGGATGLGAAVDAASRGHSVVLIEQSDFAKGTSSRSTKLVHGGVRYLKQGNVSLVLEALRERGLLVRNAPHLVHSLPFVIPSYHWWEGPFYGIGMKVYDTLAGQLGLQPSRYLSREEMISLLPTLETHGLEGGVVYHDGQFDDARLAIHLARTAVNHGAIVLNHTRCCGLIKENGHVIGIQAECVEAGTQYEIRARCVINATGVFVDDIRRMDDAKADSIVAPSQGVHLVLPREFLPGDSAIMIPKTDDGRVLFAVPWHGRVIIGTTDTPVHHASLEPRALPDEIEFLMTHAARYLTRDPTPADVLSIYAGLRPLVAMKNAETTSALSRDHTILIADSGLITITGGKWTTYRRMAEDVVDQAEMVGGLAMQHCTTHDLMIHGSATVLDPHDPLAVYGSDAAQIQALAAQQPEWAGKVHPRLDLTCAEVVFHARHEMARTVGDVLARRSRSLLLDAQSSMSAAPRIGALMATELGWDAEKTWHEVDRFQKLACGYILEG encoded by the coding sequence ATGAACCGCGAACACCTCTTCTCGCAGCTCGCCGCCCACACCGGCCCCTTCGACATCGCGATCATCGGCGGCGGCGCCACCGGCCTCGGGGCCGCCGTCGATGCCGCCTCCCGCGGCCACTCCGTCGTCCTCATCGAGCAGTCAGACTTCGCCAAAGGCACCTCCTCCCGCTCCACCAAGCTCGTCCACGGCGGCGTCCGCTACCTCAAGCAGGGCAATGTCTCCCTCGTCCTCGAGGCCCTCCGCGAGCGCGGCCTCCTCGTCCGCAATGCCCCCCACCTCGTCCACAGCCTCCCCTTCGTCATCCCCAGCTACCACTGGTGGGAGGGCCCCTTCTACGGCATCGGCATGAAGGTCTACGACACCCTCGCCGGGCAGCTCGGCCTCCAGCCCTCCCGCTACCTCTCACGCGAGGAAATGATCTCCCTCCTCCCCACCCTCGAGACCCACGGCCTGGAGGGCGGCGTCGTTTACCACGACGGCCAGTTCGATGACGCCCGCCTCGCCATCCACCTCGCCCGCACCGCCGTCAATCACGGCGCCATCGTCCTCAATCACACCCGCTGCTGCGGCCTCATCAAGGAAAACGGCCACGTCATCGGCATCCAGGCCGAATGCGTCGAAGCAGGCACGCAGTACGAGATCCGCGCCCGCTGTGTCATCAATGCCACCGGCGTCTTCGTCGACGACATCCGCCGCATGGACGACGCCAAGGCCGACTCCATCGTCGCCCCCAGCCAGGGCGTCCACCTCGTCCTCCCTCGCGAGTTCCTCCCCGGCGACTCCGCCATCATGATCCCCAAGACCGACGACGGCCGCGTCCTCTTCGCCGTCCCCTGGCACGGCCGCGTCATCATCGGCACCACCGACACCCCCGTCCACCACGCCTCGCTCGAGCCCCGCGCCCTCCCCGACGAAATCGAGTTCCTCATGACCCACGCCGCCCGCTACCTCACGCGCGATCCCACCCCCGCCGATGTCCTCAGCATCTACGCCGGCCTCCGCCCCCTCGTCGCCATGAAAAACGCCGAGACCACCTCCGCCCTCTCCCGCGATCACACCATCCTCATCGCCGACTCCGGCCTCATCACCATCACCGGCGGCAAGTGGACCACCTACCGCCGCATGGCCGAAGATGTCGTCGACCAGGCCGAGATGGTCGGCGGCCTCGCCATGCAGCACTGCACCACCCACGACCTCATGATCCACGGCTCCGCCACCGTCCTCGATCCCCACGATCCCCTCGCCGTTTACGGCAGCGACGCCGCCCAGATCCAGGCCCTCGCCGCCCAGCAGCCCGAATGGGCCGGCAAAGTCCACCCCCGCCTCGACCTCACCTGCGCCGAGGTCGTCTTCCACGCCCGCCACGAAATGGCCCGCACCGTCGGCGACGTCCTCGCCCGCCGCAGCCGCAGCCTCCTCCTCGATGCCCAATCAAGCATGTCCGCCGCCCCCCGCATCGGCGCCCTCATGGCCACCGAACTCGGCTGGGACGCCGAAAAAACCTGGCACGAAGTGGACCGCTTCCAGAAACTCGCCTGCGGGTATATCCTGGAGGGGTAA
- a CDS encoding sulfatase-like hydrolase/transferase, translating into MWIRFAAWLLLLVSAGFAAQPNIVLIVSDDQGYPDLGCIGSKPLITPNLDKLAAEGVRGTSFYVTWPACTPSRGSILTGRYPQRNGLYDMVRNDLVNFGHRYDAEEYAVSPEMTLGLDVRELTLGDLLRKAGYATGCVGKWDMGQARRYLPLQRGFDFFYGHGNNGIDYYTHERYGVPSLFRGNERTEEDRGTYVTDVFRREALRFVNEQAGKRPFFLYLPFNAPHGASSFGEGTKEGEKKLSEGVQAPEKYVAMYRGKVKDERLARYCGAVTCMDEAIGAVMEAVEKAGQTENTLVVFLSDNGGSGNGGNAPLRGQKSTMWEGGLRVPFIVRWPGKVPAGRVTDEFLTSLELVPTLLRAANYDGLEETVGKDGRPSFALRATKGETASSLDGYDLLPVLKGEAKSPREEMFWQRRGDKAARVGNWKWVESEKGGGLYDLSTDLGEKKDLSAEKPEVLRRLKERFAAWRAEMDATEPRGPFRDY; encoded by the coding sequence ATGTGGATTCGATTTGCTGCTTGGTTGTTGCTGCTGGTGAGCGCGGGGTTTGCCGCGCAGCCGAACATTGTGCTGATCGTGAGCGATGATCAGGGGTATCCGGATCTGGGGTGCATCGGGTCGAAGCCGCTCATTACTCCGAATCTGGACAAGCTGGCGGCGGAGGGGGTGAGGGGAACGAGCTTTTATGTGACGTGGCCTGCGTGTACGCCGTCGCGGGGGAGCATCCTGACGGGGAGGTATCCGCAGCGGAACGGGCTGTATGACATGGTGCGGAATGATTTGGTGAACTTTGGTCACCGGTATGATGCGGAGGAGTATGCCGTTTCGCCGGAGATGACGCTGGGGCTGGATGTGCGGGAGCTGACGCTGGGCGACCTGCTGCGCAAGGCGGGGTATGCGACGGGTTGCGTGGGGAAGTGGGACATGGGCCAGGCGCGGCGCTACCTGCCGCTGCAGCGCGGATTCGACTTCTTTTACGGGCATGGGAACAACGGGATCGACTACTACACGCATGAGCGGTACGGGGTGCCGTCGCTGTTCCGGGGGAACGAGCGGACGGAGGAGGACCGGGGGACGTATGTGACGGACGTTTTCCGCCGGGAGGCGCTGCGCTTTGTGAACGAGCAGGCGGGAAAGCGGCCGTTTTTTCTCTACCTGCCTTTCAATGCGCCGCATGGGGCGTCGAGCTTTGGAGAGGGGACGAAGGAGGGGGAGAAGAAGCTGAGCGAGGGGGTGCAGGCGCCGGAGAAGTATGTGGCGATGTATCGGGGCAAGGTGAAGGACGAGCGGCTGGCGCGCTACTGCGGGGCGGTGACGTGCATGGACGAGGCAATCGGCGCGGTGATGGAGGCGGTGGAGAAGGCGGGGCAGACGGAGAACACGCTCGTGGTGTTTTTGTCTGACAACGGGGGGAGCGGGAACGGGGGGAATGCGCCGCTGCGGGGGCAGAAGAGCACAATGTGGGAGGGCGGGCTGCGGGTGCCCTTCATCGTGCGCTGGCCGGGCAAGGTGCCTGCGGGGCGGGTGACGGATGAGTTTCTCACGTCGCTGGAACTGGTGCCGACGCTGCTGCGCGCTGCGAACTACGATGGGCTTGAGGAGACGGTGGGCAAGGATGGGAGGCCCTCCTTCGCGCTGCGCGCTACGAAGGGCGAGACTGCAAGCAGTCTCGATGGCTACGACCTGCTGCCGGTGCTGAAGGGCGAGGCGAAATCGCCGCGGGAGGAGATGTTTTGGCAGCGTCGCGGAGACAAGGCGGCGCGGGTGGGGAACTGGAAATGGGTGGAGTCGGAGAAGGGAGGCGGGCTGTATGACCTGAGCACCGACCTGGGGGAGAAAAAGGACCTGAGCGCGGAAAAGCCGGAGGTGCTGCGGAGGCTGAAAGAGCGGTTTGCGGCCTGGCGGGCGGAGATGGACGCGACCGAGCCGAGGGGGCCGTTCCGTGACTACTGA
- a CDS encoding fatty acid desaturase, which yields MTSAPEMTADKPQMKISEWKKIVAPFQVPSVPRAVWQLVNTFVPMVLLWWAMYESLAVSYWLTLALAAVTGLLVVRVFIFFHDCGHGSFFKSNRANSIVGFICGMVTFTPYAHWSWQHAVHHQTSGDLSRRGDGDIWTMTVKEYQEASPTRRMFYRIIRNPFTLFIVGPLVLFLLYQRIPSPRAKAKDRASVMYMNVAVVLMVVAMSWLFGFKNYVMMQLPVTMFAGMAGIWMFYVQHQYEDVYWEHGKEWDYTTAALEGSSFYKLPKILQWFTGNIGYHHVHHLSSRVPNYYLERCHNSHPMFHSVKPLTILESLKCINLRLWDESDRRLISFKEYRQRYAQKTPVAAAAAEEVDPADLPAPSEAGPGLS from the coding sequence ATGACCAGTGCTCCAGAGATGACCGCCGACAAGCCTCAGATGAAGATTTCCGAATGGAAAAAAATTGTCGCCCCCTTCCAAGTTCCCTCCGTTCCACGAGCCGTATGGCAGCTTGTGAACACGTTTGTCCCGATGGTGCTGCTGTGGTGGGCGATGTATGAGAGCCTGGCGGTTTCCTACTGGCTGACGCTGGCGCTGGCGGCGGTGACGGGTCTGCTGGTGGTGCGTGTTTTCATCTTTTTCCATGACTGCGGCCATGGGTCGTTTTTCAAGTCGAACCGGGCGAACAGCATCGTGGGTTTCATCTGCGGGATGGTGACTTTCACGCCGTATGCGCACTGGAGCTGGCAGCACGCGGTGCATCACCAGACCTCCGGCGACCTGAGCCGCCGTGGCGACGGGGACATCTGGACGATGACGGTGAAGGAGTACCAGGAAGCCAGCCCGACGCGCCGGATGTTTTACCGCATCATCCGCAATCCGTTCACGCTTTTCATTGTGGGGCCGCTGGTGCTCTTCCTGCTGTATCAACGCATCCCGTCTCCGCGTGCGAAGGCCAAGGACCGCGCCTCGGTGATGTACATGAACGTGGCGGTGGTGCTGATGGTGGTGGCGATGAGCTGGCTGTTTGGCTTTAAGAACTACGTGATGATGCAGCTGCCGGTGACGATGTTTGCCGGAATGGCGGGCATCTGGATGTTTTACGTGCAGCACCAGTATGAAGACGTGTACTGGGAGCACGGGAAGGAATGGGACTACACGACCGCGGCGCTGGAGGGCAGCTCCTTCTACAAGCTGCCGAAGATCCTGCAGTGGTTCACCGGCAACATCGGCTACCACCACGTGCACCACCTGAGCAGCCGCGTGCCGAACTACTACCTGGAGCGCTGCCACAACTCGCACCCGATGTTTCACTCAGTGAAGCCCCTGACGATCCTGGAGAGCCTGAAGTGCATCAACCTGCGTCTGTGGGATGAGAGCGACCGCCGCCTGATCTCCTTCAAAGAATACCGCCAGCGCTACGCCCAGAAGACTCCCGTGGCTGCGGCTGCGGCGGAAGAGGTGGACCCGGCTGACCTGCCGGCACCGAGCGAGGCTGGCCCGGGCCTGTCCTAG